From the Calonectris borealis chromosome 4, bCalBor7.hap1.2, whole genome shotgun sequence genome, one window contains:
- the NAA15 gene encoding N-alpha-acetyltransferase 15, NatA auxiliary subunit isoform X5, which yields MPSVSLPPKENALFKRILRCYEHKQYRNGLKFCKQILSNPKFAEHGETLAMKGLTLNCLGKKEEAYELVRRGLRNDLKSHVCWHVYGLLQRSDKKYDEAIKCYRNALKWDKDNLQILRDLSLLQIQMRDLEGYRETRYQLLQLRPAQRASWIGYAIAYHLLEDYEMAAKILEEFRKTQQTSPDKVDYEYSELLLYQNQVLREAGLYKEALEHLCTYEKQICDKLAVEETKGELLLQLGRLEEAVEVYKGLQERNPENWAYYKGLEKALKPANMMERLKIYEEAWTKYPRGLVPRRLPLNFLSGEKFKECLDKFLRMNFSKGCPPVFNTLRSLYKDKEKVAIIEELVIGYETSLRSCRLFNPNDDGKEEPPTTLLWVQYYLAQHYDKIGQPSLALEYINAAIESTPTLIELFLVKAKIYKHAGNIKEAARWMDEAQALDTADRFINSKCAKYMLKANSIKEAEEMCSKFTREGTSAVENLNEMQCMWFQTECAQAYKAMNKFGEALKKCHEIERL from the exons AGGTGTTACGAACATAAGCAGTATAGAAATGGGCTGAAGTTCTGTAAACAGATCCTTTCTAACCCAAAGTTTGCGGAACATGGAG aaaccttGGCAATGAAAGGATTAACATTAAACTGTctagggaagaaagaggaagctTATGAACTTGTGCGTAGAGGCCTAAGGAATGACTTGAAGAGTCATGTCT GTTGGCATGTCTATGGCCTTCTTCAGAGGTCAGACAAGAAGTATGACGAAGCTATCAAATGCTATAGAAATGCACTGAAATGGGACAAAGACAATCTTCAAATCTTGAGAGATCTTTCTCTGCTACAGATTCAAATGAGGGATCTTGAAGGTTACAGG GAAACAAGATACCAATTGCTTCAGCTCCGACCTGCACAGCGAGCGTCATGGATTGGTTATGCTATTGCTTACCATCTGCTCGAAGACTATGAAATGGCAGCAAAAATTTTAGAGGAATTTAGGAAGACGCAGCAG ACATCACCTGATAAAGTGGACTATGAGTACAGCGAACTGCTGCTGTATCAAAATCAAGTCCTCCGGGAAGCAGGACTATATAAAGAAGCCTTGGAGCATCTTTGTACCTACGAAAAGCAGATCTGTGATAAACTGGCTGTTGAAGAAACGAAAG GAGAACTCCTGCTTCAGCTTGGCAGACTTGAAGAAGCAGTTGAAGTCTACAAAGGACTGCaagaaagaaatcctgaaaaCTGGGCCTACTACAAAGGCCTAGAAAAGGCACTTAAACCAG CTAATATGATGGAGAGGCTAAAGATCTATGAAGAGGCCTGGACTAAATACCCCAGGGGACTAGTTCCAAGAAGATTACCATTAAACTTTTTGTCGG GTGAAAAGTTTAAGGAATGTCTGGACAAGTTTCTAAGGATGAATTTCAGCAAAGGTTGCCCACCAGTCTTCAATACTTTGAGGTCGTTATATAAAGACAAGGAGAAG GTGGCAATCATAGAAGAGCTCGTGATAGGTTATGAAACCTCCCTAAGAAGCTGCAGGTTATTTAACCCAAATG ATGATGGTAAAGAAGAACCTCCAACCACTTTACTCTGGGTCCAGTATTATTTGGCTCAACATTATGATAAAATTGGACAGCCATCCCTGGCTCTAGAATATATAAATGCTGCTATAGAAAGTACTCCCACTTTGATAGAACTCTTCCTTGTGAAGGCAAAAATCTATAAG CATGCTGGAAATATTAAAGAAGCTGCAAGGTGGATGGATGAGGCTCAGGCTTTGGACACAGCAGACAGATTTATCAACTCCAAATGTGCAAAATATATGTTGAAAGCAAACTCCattaaagaagcagaagaaatgtgtTCTAAGTTTACAAGG GAAGGAACCTCGGCAGTAGAGAACTTGAATGAAATGCAATGCATGTGGTTTCAGACAGAATGTGCGCAAGCTTACAAAGCAATGAACAAATTCGGAGAAGCACTTAAGAAATGCCATGAAATTGAGAGA CTTTGA